A stretch of Streptomyces vietnamensis DNA encodes these proteins:
- a CDS encoding SGNH/GDSL hydrolase family protein, producing the protein MRLSRFAALSSSLLLGAVLTLTGAGAAQAAETAALDYVALGDSYSSGVGSGSYDSASGDCKRSTKAYPVLWKNANAPSSFAFTACSGARTGDVTANQLGPLSAATDLVSITIGGNDAGFADVMTTCVLQSEATCINRVNQAKAYVDTTLPGKLDSVYDAIRSKAPAAHVVVLGYPRFYQLNGGCIAGLSENERSAINNASDYLNAATAKRAADHGFAFASVVPAFTGHEICSSSSWLHSVNWLNIGESYHPTAAGQSGGYLPSLNGVL; encoded by the coding sequence ATGAGACTGTCCCGTTTTGCCGCTCTCTCGTCCTCGCTCCTACTCGGCGCCGTCCTCACCCTCACCGGGGCGGGCGCGGCCCAGGCGGCCGAAACCGCCGCACTCGACTACGTGGCCCTGGGAGACTCGTACTCCTCCGGTGTGGGCTCCGGGAGTTACGACAGTGCCAGCGGCGACTGCAAGCGCTCCACGAAGGCGTATCCGGTCCTGTGGAAGAACGCGAACGCCCCCTCCTCGTTCGCCTTCACCGCCTGCTCGGGCGCCCGAACGGGTGATGTGACCGCGAATCAGCTCGGCCCCCTCTCGGCCGCCACCGACCTGGTCTCCATCACGATCGGGGGAAATGACGCCGGTTTCGCCGACGTCATGACGACCTGTGTGCTGCAGTCCGAGGCCACCTGCATCAACCGCGTGAATCAGGCCAAGGCCTACGTGGACACCACGCTCCCCGGCAAGCTCGACTCCGTCTACGACGCCATCCGGAGCAAGGCGCCCGCCGCCCACGTCGTCGTCCTCGGCTACCCGCGCTTCTACCAGCTGAACGGCGGCTGCATCGCCGGCCTGAGCGAGAACGAGCGCAGCGCCATCAACAACGCCTCCGACTACCTCAACGCGGCCACCGCCAAGCGCGCTGCCGACCACGGCTTCGCCTTCGCCAGTGTCGTCCCCGCCTTCACCGGACACGAGATCTGCTCGAGCTCGTCCTGGCTGCACAGCGTCAACTGGCTCAACATCGGCGAGTCGTACCACCCGACCGCCGCCGGACAGTCCGGCGGCTACCTGCCCTCGCTCAACGGGGTGCTGTAG
- a CDS encoding daunorubicin resistance protein DrrA family ABC transporter ATP-binding protein, producing the protein MTTTYAVLSEGLRKRYGDVHALRGLDLAVPEGTVCGVLGPNGAGKTTAVRVLTTLVAPDGGSALVAGHDVVRDPAGVRKRIAVTGQYASVDGDLTGAENLRLFAKLLRAPRSRADELLERFGLTAAAGRPARTYSGGMRRRLDLAASLIVPPRVLFLDEPTTGLDPHSRNGIWDAVRELADQGTTVLLTTQYLEEADQLADDIVLIDEGRAAQHGTPAELKALVGSYAEVVVAAPSSLEAAAAVLDQLTGSAPVLDAERRTVGAVTTDTTLTLPRIVREIDAAGVHIVDASLRPPTLDEVFLRLTDRKELVA; encoded by the coding sequence ATGACGACTACGTACGCTGTACTTAGTGAAGGCCTGCGGAAGCGTTACGGCGACGTCCACGCCCTGCGCGGCCTCGACCTCGCCGTCCCCGAGGGCACGGTCTGCGGCGTCCTCGGCCCCAACGGCGCCGGCAAGACCACCGCCGTCCGCGTCCTCACCACCCTGGTCGCACCGGACGGGGGCAGCGCGCTGGTCGCGGGCCACGACGTCGTGCGCGACCCGGCGGGGGTACGGAAGCGGATCGCGGTCACCGGGCAGTACGCCTCCGTCGACGGCGACCTCACCGGCGCCGAGAACCTGCGGCTCTTCGCGAAGCTGCTCCGCGCCCCGCGCTCCCGCGCCGACGAGCTCCTGGAACGCTTCGGCCTGACCGCGGCCGCCGGGCGGCCCGCCCGCACCTACTCCGGCGGCATGCGGCGCCGCCTCGACCTGGCGGCGAGCCTGATCGTGCCGCCGCGGGTGCTCTTCCTCGACGAGCCCACGACCGGGCTCGACCCGCACAGCCGCAACGGGATCTGGGACGCCGTAAGGGAGTTGGCCGACCAGGGCACGACCGTGCTGCTGACCACCCAGTACCTGGAGGAGGCCGACCAGCTCGCCGACGACATCGTCCTGATCGACGAGGGGCGGGCCGCGCAGCACGGCACCCCGGCCGAACTGAAGGCGCTCGTCGGCAGCTACGCCGAGGTCGTCGTCGCCGCCCCGTCCTCCCTCGAAGCGGCCGCGGCCGTCCTCGACCAGCTGACCGGTTCGGCGCCGGTCCTGGACGCCGAGCGGCGCACGGTCGGCGCGGTGACCACGGACACCACGCTCACCCTCCCCCGGATCGTCCGCGAGATCGACGCGGCCGGGGTCCACATCGTCGACGCCTCCCTGCGTCCGCCCACCCTCGACGAGGTGTTCCTGCGCCTCACCGACCGGAAGGAGCTCGTCGCGTGA
- a CDS encoding DUF402 domain-containing protein: MSGRSVEITLTKAGRTKIRYPAEVLTEEGARLSVRAPWAAEGVRDFGFVRFEPGDVFVEHYWRDRWFTVKEVWSGDGALKGWYCDITRPAVIDGSGVVVEDLDLDLWVSADGSEVLRLDEDEFAASGLAASDPEAAARAVVALDELELLGREGLIELLG; the protein is encoded by the coding sequence ATGTCCGGACGATCGGTTGAGATCACCCTGACGAAGGCGGGCAGGACGAAGATCCGCTACCCGGCCGAGGTGCTGACGGAGGAGGGCGCCCGGCTGTCGGTGCGTGCCCCGTGGGCGGCCGAGGGGGTGCGGGACTTCGGCTTCGTGCGGTTCGAGCCGGGTGACGTGTTCGTGGAGCACTACTGGCGCGACCGCTGGTTCACGGTCAAGGAGGTGTGGTCGGGCGACGGCGCCCTGAAGGGCTGGTACTGCGACATCACCCGGCCGGCCGTGATCGACGGTTCCGGGGTGGTGGTCGAGGACCTGGACCTGGACCTGTGGGTGTCGGCGGACGGCAGCGAGGTGCTGCGGCTCGACGAGGACGAGTTCGCGGCGAGCGGCCTCGCCGCCTCCGACCCGGAGGCGGCGGCCCGTGCCGTGGTGGCCCTCGACGAGCTGGAGCTGCTCGGCCGGGAGGGCCTGATCGAGCTGCTCGGCTGA
- a CDS encoding GNAT family N-acetyltransferase, translating into MTVIVRDVRAPDAEGFARVRRAALPFMLATAEQLAFDWAHAHPDSHYRPLVAVTEEGGIVGTAQVGIAHDAPRPGIGYANVYVDPAHQGLGAGTLLLRTAEEYLAERGARTVYSWALDEPANHAWAERRGYSSSRSAHFLRLDLTKAGLPPLQDPPAGVELRTAEDFAADPRPLFELDAVTTADEPGDVGAELDDYAHWRETTWEHPLLDRALTTVAVVDGVPAAFSAAQTDGLGRYSSGMTGTAPAYRGRGLAKLAKNASLHRARAAGCTEAFTGNDAGNGPMLAINKWFGYEISATEVRYVRTIG; encoded by the coding sequence ATGACTGTGATCGTCCGTGATGTACGGGCCCCGGACGCCGAGGGCTTCGCCCGGGTGCGCCGGGCAGCGCTGCCGTTCATGCTCGCGACCGCCGAGCAGCTCGCCTTCGACTGGGCGCACGCCCACCCCGACAGCCACTACCGCCCGCTGGTCGCCGTGACCGAAGAGGGCGGGATCGTCGGGACCGCCCAGGTGGGCATCGCGCACGACGCCCCGAGGCCCGGGATCGGCTACGCGAACGTGTACGTGGACCCCGCGCACCAGGGACTCGGCGCGGGCACGCTGCTGCTGCGCACCGCCGAGGAGTACCTGGCCGAGCGGGGAGCTCGGACCGTGTACAGCTGGGCCCTGGACGAGCCGGCGAACCACGCCTGGGCCGAGCGGCGGGGGTACTCCTCCAGCCGCAGCGCGCACTTCCTCCGGCTCGACCTGACGAAGGCCGGGCTGCCGCCGCTCCAGGACCCGCCGGCCGGTGTCGAGCTGCGCACGGCCGAGGACTTCGCGGCCGATCCCCGTCCTCTGTTCGAGCTGGACGCGGTGACGACGGCGGACGAGCCGGGGGACGTGGGCGCGGAGCTGGACGACTACGCGCACTGGCGGGAGACCACCTGGGAGCATCCACTGCTCGACCGGGCGCTGACGACGGTCGCGGTGGTCGACGGGGTGCCGGCGGCGTTCAGCGCGGCGCAGACGGACGGTCTCGGCCGGTACTCCTCGGGGATGACCGGCACGGCGCCCGCGTACCGCGGCCGCGGGCTCGCGAAGCTCGCCAAGAACGCCTCGCTGCACCGGGCCAGGGCGGCGGGCTGCACGGAGGCGTTCACGGGGAACGACGCCGGCAACGGGCCGATGCTGGCGATCAACAAGTGGTTCGGTTACGAGATCAGTGCGACGGAGGTGCGGTATGTCCGGACGATCGGTTGA
- a CDS encoding DUF5925 domain-containing protein — MGVMSDTPAVPPAPRQPTTASLPVIVNLDDSDSPGDVLDALFLDRFATGEQPHAHSTTLDRAKPDATLLPEGARVLRAAKDDDRSSVLAEGEGWTILSSRWNRRADVTVTATDPELAKRILAEATDGAKDEPEPEPEDVTMGFWYVAPQRGPRRMTRRISAGTWEEVRSNYSAPVAASMDRLMKVTPEDISGRLLLLHGPPGTGKTSALRTLARAWQDWCQVDCVLDPERLFNDIGYLMDIAIGEDDGTSKERWRLLLLEDCDELIRGGAKHTAGQALSRLLNLTDGLLGQGRNVLVGVTTNEDLERLHPAVVRPGRCLARIEVGPLSRAESVEWLGREEDVPREGATLAELFALRRGTPSADLPEPRTAGAGLYL, encoded by the coding sequence ATGGGCGTCATGTCCGACACCCCCGCCGTACCGCCCGCCCCGCGGCAGCCGACGACCGCGTCGCTGCCCGTCATCGTCAACCTCGACGACAGCGACTCGCCGGGGGACGTCCTGGACGCGCTGTTCCTCGACCGCTTCGCGACCGGGGAGCAACCGCACGCGCACAGCACCACCCTGGACCGGGCGAAGCCCGACGCGACGCTGCTCCCCGAGGGGGCGCGGGTGCTGCGGGCGGCGAAGGACGACGACCGCAGTTCGGTGCTCGCCGAGGGCGAGGGCTGGACGATCCTCTCCTCCCGCTGGAACCGGCGCGCGGACGTGACCGTCACGGCGACCGACCCGGAGCTGGCGAAGCGGATCCTCGCCGAGGCCACGGACGGGGCGAAGGACGAGCCCGAGCCGGAGCCCGAGGACGTCACGATGGGGTTCTGGTACGTGGCTCCGCAGCGCGGCCCGCGCCGGATGACCCGCCGGATCAGCGCCGGGACCTGGGAGGAGGTCCGGTCCAACTACTCGGCGCCGGTGGCCGCGTCGATGGACCGGCTGATGAAGGTGACCCCGGAGGACATCAGCGGCCGGCTCCTGCTGCTCCACGGCCCGCCGGGCACGGGCAAGACCTCGGCGCTGCGGACGCTGGCCCGGGCCTGGCAGGACTGGTGCCAGGTGGACTGCGTGCTCGACCCGGAGCGGCTCTTCAACGACATCGGCTATCTGATGGACATCGCCATCGGCGAGGACGACGGCACGTCGAAGGAGCGCTGGCGGCTGCTGCTCCTGGAGGACTGCGACGAACTGATCCGCGGCGGGGCGAAGCACACGGCGGGGCAGGCCCTGTCGCGGCTGCTCAACCTGACGGACGGGCTGCTCGGCCAGGGGCGCAACGTCCTGGTCGGGGTCACCACCAACGAGGACCTGGAGCGGTTGCATCCGGCGGTGGTCCGGCCGGGCCGCTGCCTGGCCCGCATCGAGGTCGGACCCCTGAGCCGGGCCGAGTCGGTGGAGTGGCTCGGCCGCGAGGAGGACGTGCCGCGCGAGGGCGCGACGCTGGCGGAGCTGTTCGCACTGCGCCGCGGCACGCCCTCGGCGGACCTCCCGGAGCCCCGCACGGCGGGGGCGGGGCTGTACTTGTAA
- a CDS encoding ABC transporter permease, which translates to MSALVHDGTAVLGRHLQRIRHAPAITVMTQTMPIVFLLFFGYVFGSALAAPGAEYRAFLVPGMLVATAAGGLMTGMLQAAQDSHRGVMDRFRTLPVSRAAVPLGQALADLLASAAGTVPLILVGLAMGWRIEGTLPEALGAFGLLLLFRFATTWVGILLGLASKSEEAAGQLGSGAFMLPLLSNAYIPTDGMPGWLRTIAEWNPISAVTTAVRDLFGNAPVPTEAAWPVAHPVAGALLWSLGLIAVFAPLAVRRYARG; encoded by the coding sequence GTGAGCGCCCTCGTGCACGACGGGACCGCCGTCCTCGGCCGCCACCTCCAGCGGATCAGGCACGCGCCCGCGATCACCGTCATGACCCAGACGATGCCGATCGTCTTCCTCCTCTTCTTCGGGTACGTCTTCGGGAGCGCGCTCGCCGCGCCCGGCGCCGAGTACCGGGCCTTCCTCGTGCCCGGCATGCTCGTGGCCACGGCGGCGGGCGGCCTGATGACGGGCATGCTCCAGGCCGCGCAGGACTCCCACCGGGGCGTCATGGACCGCTTCCGGACGCTGCCCGTGAGCCGGGCCGCCGTCCCCCTCGGGCAGGCCCTCGCCGACCTCCTCGCGAGCGCCGCAGGCACGGTCCCGCTGATCCTGGTCGGCCTCGCCATGGGCTGGCGGATCGAGGGCACGCTCCCCGAGGCCCTGGGCGCCTTCGGCCTGCTGCTCCTCTTCCGCTTCGCGACGACCTGGGTCGGCATCCTGCTCGGCCTCGCCTCGAAGAGCGAGGAGGCCGCCGGACAGCTGGGCAGCGGCGCCTTCATGCTGCCGCTGCTCTCGAACGCGTACATCCCCACCGACGGCATGCCCGGCTGGCTGCGGACGATCGCCGAGTGGAACCCCATCTCTGCCGTCACCACGGCGGTCCGGGACCTCTTCGGGAACGCGCCGGTCCCGACGGAGGCGGCCTGGCCGGTGGCTCACCCCGTCGCGGGCGCACTGCTCTGGTCGCTCGGCCTGATCGCCGTCTTCGCGCCGCTCGCGGTGCGCAGGTACGCCCGGGGGTGA
- a CDS encoding DUF6299 family protein translates to MRVRLVLAAAALLTAAVAPLAHAEGADGLTVDAYGILGADSTVTVSGTYRCLDDSEGPVFVSSTLKQGSRSTGIGGTRAVCDGHLHTWANSAVVKDPAYRPGAARVEATLLQLTAGASGLPLPGFLAAEQADVELR, encoded by the coding sequence ATGCGCGTCCGACTCGTCCTCGCCGCAGCCGCCCTGCTCACCGCCGCCGTCGCCCCTCTCGCCCACGCGGAAGGGGCCGACGGCCTCACCGTCGACGCGTACGGCATCCTCGGCGCCGACAGCACGGTCACCGTCTCCGGCACGTACCGCTGCCTCGACGACAGCGAAGGGCCCGTCTTCGTCTCCTCCACCCTCAAGCAGGGGAGCCGTTCCACCGGCATCGGCGGCACCCGCGCCGTCTGCGACGGACACCTCCACACCTGGGCCAACAGCGCCGTCGTGAAGGACCCCGCCTACCGGCCGGGCGCCGCCCGGGTGGAGGCCACCCTCCTGCAGCTCACGGCCGGCGCGTCGGGCCTGCCGCTGCCCGGCTTCCTCGCCGCCGAGCAGGCGGACGTCGAACTGCGGTAA
- a CDS encoding CaiB/BaiF CoA transferase family protein encodes MSTQPHALPTQPLPLAGVTVVAVEQAVAAPFATRQLADLGARVVKIERPDGGDFARGYDTAAQGLASHFVWCNRGKESVAVDLKDPRGLALVRKMVAGADVFVQNLAQGAATRLGLDAATLCAAHPRLIAVDVSGYGAEGPYAHKRAYDMLVQCEAGLVSVTGTPEQPVKSGIPAADIAAGMYAFSGVLAALVRRGTTGRGGPVEVSLLDSLAEWMGHPLHHGMHGGTPPARTGLAHAVIAPYDAYPTADGGLVLLSVQNDREWRRLAEQVLGRPELADDPEFATNTARVAGRGATDAVVAAALAPLTAAEALARLDAAGIACARLNSVAELADHPQLTARDRWRAVESPVGPLRALLPPIVFPDAPEPRMDRIPALGQDTDEVLAGLGVPEAELKELRSAGVIA; translated from the coding sequence ATGAGCACCCAGCCACACGCCCTCCCCACCCAGCCGCTCCCCCTCGCCGGGGTCACCGTCGTCGCCGTCGAGCAGGCCGTCGCCGCGCCGTTCGCCACCCGCCAGCTCGCCGACCTCGGCGCCCGCGTCGTCAAGATCGAGCGCCCCGACGGCGGGGACTTCGCCCGGGGGTACGACACGGCCGCCCAGGGCCTCGCCTCCCACTTCGTGTGGTGCAACCGCGGCAAGGAGTCGGTGGCGGTCGACCTCAAGGACCCCCGGGGCCTGGCGCTCGTCCGGAAGATGGTGGCCGGCGCCGACGTCTTCGTACAGAACCTGGCGCAGGGCGCGGCGACCCGCCTCGGCCTCGACGCCGCCACCCTGTGCGCTGCGCACCCGCGGCTGATCGCGGTGGACGTCTCGGGGTACGGAGCGGAGGGACCGTACGCGCACAAGCGGGCGTACGACATGCTCGTCCAGTGCGAGGCGGGGCTCGTGTCGGTGACCGGCACGCCCGAGCAGCCCGTCAAGTCGGGGATCCCGGCCGCCGACATCGCGGCCGGGATGTACGCGTTCTCCGGCGTCCTCGCGGCCCTCGTCCGGCGCGGCACGACCGGCCGGGGCGGTCCGGTGGAGGTCTCCCTGCTCGACTCGCTCGCCGAGTGGATGGGGCATCCGCTGCACCACGGGATGCACGGGGGCACTCCCCCGGCGCGCACGGGGCTCGCGCACGCGGTGATCGCCCCGTACGACGCGTACCCGACGGCGGACGGCGGTCTGGTCCTGCTCTCCGTACAGAACGACCGGGAGTGGCGGCGGCTCGCCGAACAGGTCCTCGGCCGGCCCGAATTGGCCGACGACCCGGAGTTCGCGACGAACACGGCGCGGGTGGCGGGGCGCGGGGCGACGGACGCGGTGGTCGCGGCGGCGCTCGCCCCGCTGACGGCGGCGGAGGCGCTGGCCCGGCTCGACGCGGCGGGCATCGCCTGCGCCCGGCTCAACTCGGTCGCGGAGCTCGCGGACCATCCGCAGCTGACGGCCCGTGACCGGTGGCGGGCGGTGGAGTCCCCGGTGGGACCGCTGCGTGCGCTGCTGCCGCCGATCGTCTTCCCGGACGCGCCGGAGCCCCGGATGGACCGGATCCCGGCGCTCGGTCAGGACACGGACGAGGTGCTGGCCGGGCTCGGGGTGCCGGAGGCGGAGCTGAAGGAGCTGCGGAGCGCGGGGGTGATCGCCTGA
- a CDS encoding GntR family transcriptional regulator: MTLTIAVDHGSTTAPYEQLRAQISERARSGRLPVGYKLPTVRGLAEQLGLAANTVAKAYKALEADGVIETRGRHGTFVAAAGDAATRRAATAAAQFAEEARRLGLSREAAEAALNEALRAAYDS, from the coding sequence GTGACACTCACCATCGCTGTGGACCACGGATCCACCACCGCTCCCTACGAACAACTCCGGGCCCAGATCTCGGAGCGGGCCCGATCGGGCAGACTGCCGGTCGGATACAAGCTGCCGACGGTACGAGGGCTCGCGGAGCAGCTGGGCCTCGCCGCGAACACGGTCGCCAAGGCGTACAAGGCACTGGAGGCGGACGGAGTCATCGAGACGCGCGGGCGTCACGGCACCTTCGTCGCCGCCGCCGGTGACGCGGCGACCCGCCGGGCCGCCACCGCCGCCGCCCAGTTCGCCGAGGAGGCCCGTCGTCTGGGCCTCAGCCGCGAGGCCGCGGAGGCGGCGCTGAACGAGGCGCTGCGGGCGGCGTACGACAGCTGA
- a CDS encoding type ISP restriction/modification enzyme, whose translation MRGVTEYVRLDELMPWSVAPLRFGRSWIVAPDARTLRTRWDRLVAAEGAEREALFRPSRARSQTSAVGALPGQRTGTTRFARESGPCPEPVRVAQGPFDEQWLLPDHRLIDTARPELWRVAGEQQVFVVEQGYVPGAAGPALLVTAALPEGRSPAGRPGRIRPLFRRPGGREPNLAPGLLDFLGKRYGHEVDAHDWLAWIVTAALPSPDGCRVPLPGDPAVWAAGVALGRELADVQLRGALSGTRPRLPGGRRPYVRAAVPARPTTISYDSEAEVLDVGGGLVSPVPAEAWEYRVGGVRVLEQWFAHRTAPAEPGSLEAIGPAAWPQEWTSELLDLVTVLALLGAREPERAALETGGLGRAALETGGLDRADLDAAGVLPAPSWSRRPASVLDHQEEGPEGQFMLL comes from the coding sequence ATGCGGGGCGTGACGGAATACGTACGTCTCGACGAGCTGATGCCCTGGTCCGTGGCCCCGCTGCGGTTCGGGCGGTCCTGGATCGTCGCGCCCGACGCCCGCACGCTGCGGACCCGCTGGGACCGGCTCGTGGCGGCCGAAGGGGCCGAGCGCGAGGCGCTGTTCCGGCCGAGCCGAGCGCGGAGTCAGACGAGCGCGGTGGGGGCGCTGCCCGGGCAGCGGACCGGCACGACGCGGTTCGCGCGGGAGTCGGGGCCGTGCCCGGAGCCGGTGCGGGTGGCGCAGGGGCCGTTCGACGAGCAGTGGCTGCTGCCGGACCACCGGCTGATCGACACCGCACGGCCGGAGCTGTGGCGGGTCGCCGGGGAGCAGCAGGTCTTCGTCGTGGAGCAGGGGTACGTGCCGGGGGCGGCGGGACCCGCGCTCCTGGTGACGGCGGCGCTGCCGGAGGGACGCTCCCCGGCGGGCCGGCCGGGCCGCATCCGGCCGCTGTTCCGGCGCCCCGGGGGCCGGGAGCCCAATCTCGCGCCGGGCCTCCTGGACTTCCTCGGGAAGCGGTACGGGCACGAGGTCGACGCCCATGACTGGCTGGCGTGGATCGTGACGGCGGCCCTCCCCTCCCCCGACGGCTGCCGCGTCCCGCTCCCCGGGGACCCGGCGGTGTGGGCGGCGGGCGTGGCGCTCGGCCGGGAGCTCGCCGACGTGCAGCTGCGCGGCGCGCTCAGCGGGACGAGGCCCCGGCTGCCGGGCGGGCGCCGGCCCTATGTGCGGGCGGCGGTCCCGGCGCGGCCGACGACGATCTCGTACGACTCCGAGGCCGAGGTGCTCGACGTCGGCGGGGGCCTCGTCTCCCCCGTGCCGGCGGAGGCATGGGAGTACCGGGTCGGCGGGGTGCGGGTCCTGGAGCAGTGGTTCGCGCACCGGACGGCCCCGGCCGAGCCCGGCTCCCTGGAGGCGATCGGGCCGGCGGCCTGGCCGCAGGAGTGGACCTCGGAGCTGCTCGACCTGGTGACGGTGCTCGCGCTGCTCGGGGCGCGGGAGCCGGAGCGGGCGGCGCTCGAAACCGGGGGCCTCGGCAGGGCGGCGCTCGAAACCGGAGGCCTCGACCGGGCGGACCTCGACGCCGCCGGAGTCCTCCCGGCCCCGTCCTGGTCCCGCCGCCCCGCTTCCGTCCTCGACCATCAGGAGGAGGGCCCGGAAGGCCAGTTCATGCTCCTGTGA
- a CDS encoding TetR/AcrR family transcriptional regulator — protein MAGRAAEPEVIWARPERTGRGPKPAYSRRDIVDAAVRIADADGIDAVSMRRVAAELGCGTMSLYNYVPRKEDLYELMVDAVSGEYELPEEPSGDWRADMTGIAHQSRAIMYRHPWLARVMTTAYGFSPNALRFLEWCLGCLAPLDVPAGLKMQLIAMVNGTVMATVANEQAIAERARGLPWSEAEEQAVRGAYLMGQVATGRYPHLAGLLAEAPAAPVDADEIFAMTIGRLLDSFAPPAAGEPLTGA, from the coding sequence ATGGCGGGCCGAGCGGCCGAACCGGAAGTGATCTGGGCGCGGCCCGAGCGCACGGGCCGCGGCCCGAAACCGGCCTACAGCCGGCGGGACATCGTGGACGCGGCCGTCCGCATCGCCGACGCGGACGGCATCGACGCGGTCTCCATGCGCCGCGTCGCCGCCGAACTCGGCTGCGGCACCATGTCGCTCTACAACTACGTCCCCCGCAAGGAGGACCTGTACGAGCTGATGGTCGACGCGGTCAGCGGCGAGTACGAGCTCCCCGAGGAGCCCAGCGGCGACTGGCGCGCCGACATGACCGGCATCGCCCACCAGAGCCGCGCGATCATGTACCGGCACCCCTGGCTGGCCCGGGTGATGACCACCGCCTACGGCTTCAGCCCCAACGCCCTGCGCTTCCTGGAGTGGTGCCTCGGCTGCCTCGCCCCGCTGGACGTGCCCGCCGGGCTGAAGATGCAGCTGATCGCCATGGTCAACGGCACGGTCATGGCGACCGTCGCCAACGAGCAGGCCATCGCCGAACGGGCCCGCGGACTGCCCTGGTCCGAGGCGGAGGAGCAGGCGGTGCGCGGCGCCTACCTCATGGGGCAGGTGGCGACCGGCCGGTACCCGCACCTCGCCGGACTGCTCGCCGAGGCCCCGGCCGCCCCCGTCGACGCGGACGAGATCTTCGCGATGACCATCGGCCGCCTCCTCGACTCGTTCGCGCCCCCGGCCGCGGGAGAGCCGCTCACAGGAGCATGA
- a CDS encoding protein kinase domain-containing protein: MTVIAGRYRLLDVLAEGATGTVWRALDETDRQEVALKEFRTPAGLPADEVPLLYARREREARAAARISHPSVVRVLGVVTEDGRPWVVTELVRGLTLAETLDAGGPLPAREAARVGAEVLAGLRAAREAGVPHRGVTPGQVLLANDGRIVVTGFGGAPDDGTDAEADLRALGALLEVAADDRSGPLGAVIDRLAGDGPSVTADQVERELRRVAAGGAPRTGEAPVEASAPPRTDRGDEADTGTSPAPSRPPGPPRAAPRRGPVLVAGIVGALLIAGVLTYQAVRDDGPDTGPGPGGVTSTAPVGPGDGPATAPR, from the coding sequence ATGACGGTGATCGCGGGTCGTTACCGGCTGCTCGACGTCCTCGCCGAGGGGGCGACGGGCACCGTCTGGCGCGCCCTGGACGAGACGGACCGCCAGGAGGTGGCCCTCAAGGAGTTCCGGACTCCGGCCGGACTGCCGGCGGACGAGGTGCCCCTGCTGTACGCGCGGCGGGAGCGCGAGGCGCGGGCCGCCGCCCGGATCTCCCACCCCTCCGTCGTACGGGTCCTCGGCGTGGTCACCGAGGACGGCCGGCCCTGGGTCGTGACGGAGCTGGTCCGGGGCCTCACGCTCGCCGAGACCCTCGACGCCGGCGGTCCGCTGCCCGCGCGGGAGGCCGCGCGCGTCGGTGCCGAGGTCCTCGCCGGTCTGCGGGCCGCCCGGGAGGCGGGCGTACCGCACCGGGGCGTGACACCGGGACAGGTGCTCCTCGCGAACGACGGGCGGATCGTGGTCACCGGCTTCGGCGGCGCGCCGGACGACGGCACGGACGCGGAGGCGGACCTGCGCGCCCTCGGGGCGCTCCTGGAGGTGGCGGCGGACGACCGGTCCGGGCCGCTGGGCGCCGTGATCGACCGGCTCGCCGGCGACGGGCCTTCCGTGACGGCCGATCAGGTCGAGCGCGAGCTGCGCCGGGTGGCGGCGGGCGGTGCGCCGAGGACCGGGGAGGCACCGGTGGAGGCTTCGGCCCCGCCCCGCACGGACCGGGGCGACGAGGCCGACACCGGGACGTCGCCCGCGCCGTCCCGGCCGCCGGGGCCGCCACGGGCAGCGCCCCGCCGGGGGCCCGTCCTGGTGGCCGGGATCGTCGGGGCGCTGCTGATCGCGGGCGTGTTGACGTATCAGGCGGTACGGGACGACGGACCGGATACCGGGCCCGGCCCCGGCGGTGTCACGAGCACCGCTCCGGTCGGGCCCGGCGACGGTCCGGCTACAGCACCCCGTTGA